A stretch of DNA from Tigriopus californicus strain San Diego chromosome 11, Tcal_SD_v2.1, whole genome shotgun sequence:
ACCATTCAATCTTGACCCTTATGGGAGACCTATTGACGGTAAAGGCCGTTTGATTAATGAAACAGAAAGTCCGTTGGAGAGCTCTCAAATATCTGGAAGGGTGCCAAGCTTCAAGACAGACTCTAGTGGAACACCTTTGGATCACAATGGCATGCCCCTTCCGGTTGATACTTATGGTCGTCCTATTGATGCTCACGGACGTCCAATTGATGAATTTGGTATTCCCATGGATGGTAGAGAGCCTGCATTTAGAAAAGACTCCAAGGGAAATCCAGTGAATGCTTATGGTCGCACATTGCCTGTTGATAATTTAGGTCGACCTGTTGACGGTTGTGGGAAGCTGATTGATGAGTTTGGTCGACCAATTGATGTGTATGGAAGGCCAATTGATGATCATGGTCGACTCCTGGATAAGAATGGAAAGCCTTTGGAATGTAAAGGCCCTTACGAAAtgattggtggcagaaagggagaagaaggaggactTAGAAATACTTCAGGTAGGAGTCCTGTGCACTCTAAGCATGCCATAAAAGACAAAGAAGTTGTTCCTCTAGATTCAAGCATTGCACATTCCCCCTATTCTTCAGGAGATGTTTATGGTAACCGACCAATGCCATTCAATGACGTTAGAAGAGAATCTGTTGTTCGAGATACCCGAGGAGTTGGATTTGTATATGACCCCTCGTCTGAGCCCAATGTTGCTTCCCGTCGAACTTCTGGATTAGCATCAGCTCATCCCTCTTCGAGAAAACCTTCCGATATTGTTGACCAACAACAAAAGGATCGCTTGgattcaaatggaaatgacaGGGCAAACATCAGGAAAGCCTCCAGTGATTATGCAGGATCCAACGATAGTTCGCGTCGCACTTCTCAGCAATCGGATGGTTCTGGGCGTGGAAAGTACGGAAGTCGCCCAGGGTCTCGGCAAGACTTATTTGAAGGGAAAAGTCCTTATGGTAGCCGATCAGGTTCAAGGGCTAGCCTCTATAATAATGGAGTTGGCGATGACCCAGCCAAACGGTCTCATGGTAATGGTGGATCACGCAATAGTTCACGAAATGACACTTTTGAGACGGATGACCCAGATAACCACGACCCAACATCGACCCTTGGTAGGCATCAATCACGACCTAATGTGTTTGGAGGCCATCCCAACTctcaaaacaatcatttaCCTTTGGAATTGAACAACATTCCGTTACCTTGCTCAAAGGGTGAAGTTGACACTGTGGTGCGTACTCCTTCTGGAAATATAGTTCATCCATATGTGGAGGATAATGGAAATGGATCCGTGGGTGTGTCTTTCCAACCACAGGAGCGAGGCCCTCATTCGTTGGACGTTAAGCACAATGGTGAACATGTTCAAGGCTCGCCTTACAAGTTTTATTCTAGTCCGTTGGAAGAAGGTCACGTTCATGCCCATGGACCCGGTCTTGTTCATGCTGTGTGTGGGGATCCAGCTGACTTTGTGATATCAACAAAAGGTGCAGGAGCAGGAGGATTGGCTTTAGCCGTCGAAGGGCCAAGCAAAGCCGAAATTAACTGTACGGATAACAAGGACGGCACAGTGAACGTTTCCTACCTTCCAACTGCTCCAGGCGAATATAAGATATCGGCCAAGTTTGCTGATAAACATATTGAAGGCTCCCCTTTCACTTGCAAGGTGACTGGAGAGGGCAAGAAACGCAATGCAATTTCGGTGGGGTCCAGTTCTGAGCTGTCACTGCCCGATAATCTGTCTGACTATGACTTAAGAGCCTTAGATGCCTACATCATTTCGCCATCTGGAAATGAAGAACCCTGTTTCTTAAAGAAGTTGCCCCAAGGAAACACCGGAATATCGTTCACTCCCAAGGAAACTGGCGAACACTTAGTGTCCGTAAAGCGCAACGAAAAACACATCAAGAACTCGCCGTTCAAGATTGTGGTTAAACCGGACGATGTGGGCGATGCGAGCCGTGTGAAAGTCACCGGAAGAGCCCTTTCCGAAGGTCGAACTCAGCAAGACAACACGTTCCACATCGACACCAAGAACGCTGGGTACGGTGGTTTGTCTTTATCCGTCGAGGGACCCAGTAAAGCTGAGATCAATTGCAAGGACCATGAAGACGGCTCATTGGACGTATCATATTGTCCTACCCAACCTGGTTTATACATCATTAACTTAAAATTCGCCGACCAACATGTTCCTGGATCCCCATTCGCTGCCGCCATTAGCGGACCAGGTTTGGAGAGCAAACACGAGCGAATCAACCACTTACGAGAAGCTGTGCCGGTAACGGAAGTGGGCAGCCAATGCCGGCTCACATTCAAGATGCCAGGAATCAATGCAAGAGATCTTGAAACCGAGGTGAAATCGCCATCTGGCAAGGTAACGACACCAACAAGAAAttatccaatttcatttgctcATTGGTGTTTTCGCCGACATTCGGTTGGTTTTTGTAGGTAAACAAAGCTGCCATCACCGAGATTGAGGACGGTCTCTATGCCGTGAACTTCGTGCCTTACGAACTGGGAATACACACCGTTAGCGTTCAATATCATGACTTGGACATTCCTGGATCCCCATTTCAATTCACGGTAATAATCGTCATGATACCTCTTGCTCTTCCGTTCAAGCATTTTATATTCGATTTATTCGTTTTAGGTGGGACCCCTACAGGACGGTGGTGCTCATCGCGTTCATGCTGGTGGCTCTGGGCTTGAGCGAGGAGTTCAAGGTCAACCAACTGACTTCAACATCTGGACTCGGGAGGCTGGACATGGAAGTTTGGCCATTTCGGTGGAAGGCCCAAGCAAGGCCGTGGTGGACTTTAAGGACAGAAAGGATGGCTCTTGCTTCGTAAGTTACACCGTGGAAGAACCCGGAGAGTATTCCGTTGGCATTCGATTCAATGACCAACACATTCCGGGGTCACCTTACAAGGTAAGCCATTGTATACCTAGCTCTTGAAATGTGAATGAACCAGGTTTTCTCAAGAGCACGTTCTTTTTGCCAGGTTTACATTCAACCCGCGTCGGATGAGGCCGAAAGGATTAGAATGTCTAATTTGGCCGAGAGTCCAGTGAAACCAGATGCCCCTCAAACTATGTTGCTCAATATGAATGGTGCTGATGGAGACGTCGAATGTCGCATTGTGGCTCCTTCTGGACGCGAAGATGATTGTTTCTTGACCCCATTGGGCAATGGAGAACATTCTGTTCGATTTGTTCCGAAGGAAGAGGGCGTTCACTACCTTCACGCTCGATTCAAGGGCGTTCACATTCCGGATTCgcctttcaaaatcatcgtGGGCAATCTCAACGCCAATAACGATCCATCCACGGTGAGCGTGAGTGGGCGCGGAATTCAAACCGGTATCACCGGTGAAAAATCCACTTTTGTGATCGACACGTCCAGCGTGGGGGCGGGCACACTTTCAATCACAGTTGACGGGCCATCCAAAGTGGACTTGGCCTGTAATGAAGTGGATAATGGTTACGAAGTCTCATACACGCCCATGGTACCTGGCCGTTACTACGTCACCGTCAAGTACAACGGCAAGAACATCACTGGCTCACCCTTCTCTGTCTATATCAACGGTGAGAACTTGGGCGATTCGCTCAATCGACAACGTAAATCGTCGAGATCATCCATGACTATGGAGACCCTGAAGAGGACATCTTATATCCGTCATCAATACACCGAGTCCAGAACCTCGTCGTCTCAGTCGTTTTCGAGGTCGATGCTGCCACTTCAGGGCGTGCCCGCAACTGGCTCGCCGGACACAAAATCGGATTTCTCCAAAGTCCGATGTGCCGGTAGTGGACTTATGAATGCCCGCACTCTGCGGCACAATAGCTTTCAAGTGGATTGCAGTCAAGCCGGAGATAACATCTTGTTCGTAGGGATCTGGGGACCAGACGTGCCTTGTGAAGAGGTGGTGATCAAGCATCAGGGCAACAAGAAGTATTCGGTCGATTACTACGTCAAGGACAAGGGGAAATATATCATCTACATCAAATGGGGAGATGATCACATTCCTGGTTCCCCATTCCACATCGAAGCCGTTTAGGTTCATCAGAAGGTTTCAATCCTCTCTACCCAGAAGAATCATTCCATGCAAAAAAGACACAATTTAATGAGCTGATTCAGGCTCTCCAGATGTTTTATAACCTTGTCCCTACCAGTAGCAGCACacttttttcagcttcttgTATCATAGTGCCTCTGCTTTGACATTCTGTAAAAAGaaactcaaatatttttgaatggctGCCTTTCTTATGACGCTGCAATCACATTTTATTCCTCGTGCTatttatcaaacctaaccttacaTTTATGATTATATACCTTTTATGTCGTGGCTTCaacaattgaaacaaaaaagaataaacAACGCGGAGAGAAGATAAAAGAAAAGCGTTTTAATGACTCGGTTCAAAGCCAGAATAGGTGGGAATGATGCCGTGGGTGGTCGGGCTCTATTACATTCAAAATACCCACTCGTTGGatggaaagtggaaaaacCAAGTCCCCCTACCCTAGACAATTAAGTGGCAAGAACATTTGGCCTGGGCCATGAGGGAGAGGAACGAGACTTAAGGCAGGGCAGCATCAATCTCCTCTATGATGGTTTTAAATTTTTGGTACTGTTCAGCTGACAGCGAGATACCCTTCTTGCCGGGTTTTTCCTCCATCGTGCTGCGATCCACGTACCATTCCCGGATGTCAATGAACACTTGATTGCGCCACTCACGAACCTATCAATGTAGATACCAAGACATGATAATTGGATACTATATTGATGACATGATGAACGATGACATACCGTACATACACACTTTGATCTTGTCTTAATCAAGTCTAATTTGAACCGTGCGATTAGAGATTAGgaatacttcttttttttttaagaaccAATGTACAATAGTGAAGATACCCAAGCATGGGCAAAGTAGCCTAACTTCAACAACATAACCCATTTTTTGACAGGTTCAGCTCAACGAGCCGACACATTCCGCTCACTTCCCCGTGTTTGCCCCGATTACCATCCATTAATTCACGTTTTCGGCCGCCCAGGTTTGGACTTCTTCCAATGAATGACCCCAAGAATTAAGACCGCAAATGGTTATCATGGCGTCGCCTTTACCAAAGAAATTCAGCAGCTAGCCGAGCCTATGCTACCAAAGGGTGCTTTATTTAACGGCATGAGTTAAGGAGGGTGGGTGCCCTCCATATTCAACCTGATTTTGTCTTATCGCCAAATCGTAGCCTTTTCCTTTCGGCATGCTTTTCCCTCTCCTTTCCGCTTCCAACTTTCGACTTTGAGCTTTTCACCGTCTACTACCTTCTTGCTCACCTTGACTTTCTTCATCTTGCCTAGCTCCCAAGTAGGTTCTTGACCTTCGACGGCGGGGTTGCCACCACCGCCACTGCGGCCCGCTCCCGCCCCACCCGCTTTAGCTGGCGCGGTTTTAGCCGTCGAACCCGAGGATGCGTCGGATTTCCGGGACTTGACGGGGGTGCGGTCTTCGGGCCCAGAGTCAGAGTCCGAGGACTCATCTAACTTGGAGCGCTTTTTCCCGGGTTTGGGCATGATTTAGAGCGTGGCGACCTGAGAACGACGGACACGAATAGAAGGAAAAACAAGAGCAGTGAGAGGCCACGGACTGATTGAGTGTGCGGTTCTGAAGGGCCTGTTGTGCCTTTATCTATGTTTTCCGTGTTTtctgtgtgtgtttgtgcGTGTGCAAGCTCGTTGCGCACGTTGGAACTTGGGTTCGCCGGATCTGCAAGTCAACGCTTGAGGCCACGTGCTACTGGCTGGTTGCGCCGTGCTTAGACCCACGAGCTCGAGCCTGAGGGCGATCTCAGACTTAGAGGAGAACAAGCTAACGAGGAGGCGGTCTGCTAACTACTCAGTGGAGCAGGCCTCTGATTGAGTGGCTACTCAACTGAATTTTGAAGCGCTCTTTTATGCCCTTAAGTGTACGCGCCCGTCGAGATATAGCGACAACCTGGTGGCCTTGCCGGTCTTGCCCGTCTGCCTTTGTCGTCCTTATTTGCCGGCTAGCAACAACAATTTCAATTCGGAGAGTGATGGGTCGAATCCAAAAGGACTCGGGCGGGACTTTTTTTAAGTGTCTGTTCGAAATCAAGCAACGGAGCAGATTTTTGGAGCTTACTAAAAAGGGAAAATACTTTTGGGACATATTGTTTGAGCTGACTTCCACTGAACCACGGACTTTTAAAGATGTGGATTGCGAATGGAAGTTAAAATTACTTATCACCTaaacttttgattttattcgAAACTAGCACTTCACACGACCACAAGATATTATTGAATAGATGAGCCCAAAAACATGCTCGGAGATCTCAAGAAAGacgtccaaagttatgtaataAACACATTATAAAATGcgaattttcggccttctCTGGGTCTGCTGCATAAGCTTTCGATAACATAACTTGAAACAAACTATTTTACAAGTAAATTGTATAAGAATGACCTGTCTTTAATCGAAAATATCTACATTCTTATTTTAATCCACTAATTCGAAAAAGAATCCAGAGTCACTCTGACTGAGGGCAGGCCAATATGGCAGGAACCTTATTTGTAGTCCATAAATCTAGAAGCTTGGGTCTAGGTTCATTTCTGTAATCTGGCGTTCGGCCATCTGGCTGGGTTAACCCTTCTATTAAAGATATTGTTCTCTTGTCCTTGTAGATGACTAAActccaaccaaaaaaatgtgatttgtATGTCGAGCGGAAATTCTAGAGGGTTGGACTAGAGAATAGGTTGGACTAACCAGGTTTCTGCTCCATGCCTTAGTTCAGCTCTTTTGTACATCCGAGCCGTCAACCTTCTACAATTTATGCTTAACCTTTTGCTCCCTTCCTTAGATAAATAGGCAAAAAATGCAGGATTATACAATCtagtgcttttttttcttgtcccaGCCCTGCCCATGGATCATTTGCTTTGAGTTAGCCAGGCGATGCGCGCGGACCCGATTCCCGGGATTTGGTATTTGAAGGTCAATGCTTAGACCCTGGGAAAGGGGTCCATGTCCAATCTTGAAACAGCATACTCTGGATCGAATTTCATCGATCACATGGGTCAGTTAGAATACCTTAATCGCCATAAGCAGTCAAACTTCTAGGGATGGGGATGGCCCTGCCAGCCGGAAGGACAAGGCTAAATCCAGCTGAGCATCCTTTGAGTTTCGAGGCTCGAGAGTCGAGACTCGGAAAATCTCGAGACTCGCATATCCGCCCGAGCGAGTGAGCGTTCACAGGGTTCACAGCCACAGCTGAACCTAGCTGAAGCCCAATGTTGACTGACCCCCCCGCCCAAGGAGTAAATGACAACACAAACCGGACACAAACAAGCTCTATTGTATGTCTATGAATGGCCTGGACCAGAACAACAGCCGCAACCCCACTGGATCTCCGGCACCAGCCTCAAGGATGGCGTCAATCGACTGTACCCGGTAGCTAGATATGAACTCATCGATAtagagggaggaggaggaggaggaggaggaggcgccGCCTAATTCTGGATCACGCCCCGGAGCATGAACCTCATCTTCATATTGGGCTGGGGGAAGAAGCCCCTCTGACAGGTCACCCCACCCACTCACCGAGAGCACGCCCTACGTCGACCGTCACCGTTACAAGCGGTCTCGGTCAGCAGTGGTAGATCCGTCGACCATGCGATGGCCAACGCCGGGCACGTCCTCCGGCCTACCCTCGTCAGGCCTGTCCGCCTCCATCACCACCTCGTCCATCCCCTCAGGCGCTGCTTCGCCGGCCCCCAAAGGCCGACAAACTTTAACGGCCATGACCCCCGGCGACGCCTGGGGCCCGGTGGGTTCGAGTCCTCGCTCAGAAGTGCGCCGGCGAATGGCCTTGATGACCCAATGGATGAGTGAATTCACACCCACCGATCAATTGACCGCCTTCCAAGCCATGCAGGTAAATTTGGGAGGGGAATTGGTGGCGATTTCgcctcttctttttccctctttcaATGGAACCCCTATTCACACccctgtacgtacgtaggaaTGTTCCCCTTTTCAAGTCTATACAGGAGACTAATCTTGTCCAGACTCAATGTTACTGGATTTCCTGAAGGTCTTTGAGATGTCTGGATTGCAATGATGGTGACAAAACCTTAGGTTGTATATTTACCTCAAATATGTACATCATGATGAATTGGCATATTGTCTGCTCGTACCGTGCTTGTTCATACGCCTTCAAAGTTCCTGGTCAATTGCCATAATATTGGGCGATTAGAATAATAGAAGTAGTGAACATACTCGACCTATTCGATCTTGCTCAGCCTCACTGACGGTACTATAGCTCCAACGGCTCTTTTCAGCCTCATTTGGGTGTGCCCGTATACCATTGGTTAGCCTCGCGGTTGCCACAGCACGACCTGCACGCCTATTGCCCGCCTGATTGTCAGGACGTGCTTCGTCTGTTGCCCGAGCACCTCGTCCTGGCCATCGTGAGCTATCTCAGCCCGTGCGATCTGGCTCGCGCCTCCCAAGTGTGCTCTTTTTGGCGGGACACCTTGGCCTCAGCCTGGATCTGGCGACGCTTAGCCGGTCAGCCGCAATGGCGTTTGAGCCCGCCTGAGCACGCGGCCCAGCTTGCCCGTCATCGGGCAATAAACGCGAGTGATCCGCTCCCGTGGAAGCAGATCTTTCGGGAGCGCTTCAAATTGCGGCGGTGTTGGTTGCTTGGTCAATGCCATGTTCGCACCTTCGAGGGTCACACGGGTGGAGTGAGTTGTATCCAGTTTGATAGTAGTCGCATCGTGAGCGGCTCGCACGACAAAACCATCCGCGTGTGGAATATCAAAACCAATAGCCCCTGGTCCGTGATGACCCTCACCGGACACTCGGGCGAGGTTCGATGTTTACATCTGGAAGGCAATCGCGTGGTAATGCTCATTGGAAGTTTGATCGCGCTTCTGTGCGATTACTTGCTGTTATGACAAATGCTAAATCTGAATCATTGATCCATTTAGGCCAGCGGGAGCACGGACCACACCATCAAAGTATGGGACTTGGACATTCAATCTGCGTGGTCCTCGATTGCTTGTAAGGTGACTATGGTCGGCCATCAAGACACCGTGCGATGCATCCAGATGTCCAATGCCAAACAGCGCGTCATCAGCGGCTCATACGATGCCACTCTCAAAGTGTGGTGTCTCAAAACGGGTACTTGCTTGAGCACGCTCTCAGGTCACGAAAGCCGTGTGCTGTGTCTGCATTGGGAGGGTCCCCTATTGCTCACCGGCTCATCAGACAAGACGCTCAAGGTAGACCTTCCCATCGTCGACAATTAACCCACTGCCCACTAAGCGTTGGTCAAGCTATTGTTTAACTTCTCCTCCACCAGATGTGGGACCTAGACCGTTTGTGTTGCATTGGCACCTTAGCCGGCCACAGCGACGGAGTGACCTCCATTTCAGTCGAAGGCAATAAAATTGTCTCGGGATCTCTCGATCGGACAATCAAGGTGTGGAACCTGGCCACCAGGAAATGTCTCTCTACCCTAGATTGGATGTCCTCGGAAGGTCATACAGGTAAGCAGGTGTTGTTCCGAAGGTTGGCAATCATTGGGGcgggcttcttcatttctCATGGGTCATTCCGGCGTGTTTTCAGGTGTGATAAGATGTCTGCAAGCGGATTCGTGGCGAATAGTTTCAGCATCGGACGATAAAACGCTCAAGGTGTGGAACTTGGAGTCCCGGGAACGTCTTGTTACGCTCAAATCCCATACAGATGGGGTGACCTGCCTCCGCTTCAACGATTTTGTCATTGTCTCGGGTAGTTACGATAAAACTGTCAAACTATGGGATTTCACTGTCTGTTAATTTCAAGTTATTTAATTCGTCTCCCTGCCTTGTTTGAAGTATGACATGTCTAATATTTGCTCTGTTTCTGGTTACTATACAGTTGATAATAGTACGTACATAGATCATTATTTGTTTTTAACAACCAGAAAACGAGTCTCAAGTATTCATTCCAAAAAGATAAGCTGTAAATCATTCATCAATCCAAAGCCAAAATATACCTACGTAGACCATCAAGTCCTTTGAAtcgagaattttttttcttttgcactACCGAGGAAGTGTCACAACACGCGTAGGGGTATAAACTATAAACAACATCCTTGGATATATACATCATTAAGCGCTTGTTGAGTTAACAAATTCAAGCACATAGTAGCTCCATCTATCCATGATATTCCCAAACAAAGAGCCTAAATGCTCAACAAAAAGCACTACACTCATGAGAGCTGGGAACAATCCTCTTTGTTAGTTGGGATCGCTTTCTTTCTCCCGTTGCGTTTTCAACGAGTAGTCGAATAACCATTGAATAACAGGGGACggtcaagaacatttttttttctccatacTCTGCATGCACAGTGTCTGCCCTAGCTTGCGTACTCAGTCCATCCATGGACAGGTATGACAGGAAACATCTTTAAGCGCTTGTTGAGTTAACAAATTCAAGCACATAGTAGCTCCATCTATCCATGATATTCCCAAACAAAGAGCCTAAATGCTCAACAAAAAGCACNtttttttttcttttgcactACCGAGGAAGTGTCATAACACGCGTAGGGGTATAAACTATAAACAACATCCTTGGATACAAACAACATTAAGTGCTTGTTGAGGTAACAAATTCAAGCACATAGTAGCTCCATCTCTCCATGATATTCCCAAACAAAGAGCCTATATGCTCAACAAAAAGCACTACACTCATGAGAGCTGGGAACAATCCGCTTTGTTAGTTGGGATCGCTTTCTTTCTCCCGTTGCGTTTTCAACGAGTAGTCGAATAACCATCGAATAACAGGGGACggtcaagaacatttttttctccatacTCTGCATGCACAGTGTCTGCCCTAGCTTGCGTACTCAGTCCATCCATGGACAGGTATGACAGGAAACATCTAACAAGTGTGTTTGTCGGTCTCCCACGGGATCCTTTCGATAGTCTATATTTAACACTGTTAAACCCCGGCTTGCTTTCTTTTGGTGGAGGAACATACGTGTTATACCTCCGGGAGAATCCATTcaattgaggaagaaaaatgcgAATAGCGATTTCAGAGTGAATTGCATATCTCATCTGGCGTTCCCGCTCATTTCAAATCCACAACGTAAGTGTGCGTGACATTATGAAGAAAGAGCCTGGCACTGTtgatgaaggaaatgaaatcCTGCTACATGATAAGGATTCGCCAAAGCATAACAACTACCAGGTGAGTCTCAAAATGTGCGAATAAATCCAGCCAATCGTTGGTACGAAACCAACCCACTTCACACCCGACTTTCAGACCTTATCCCCATCCAGAAAGCCATTGCCGCTGACTGCTCCTGCAATCATGAGCTCGTCTCTCGAAgacatcaatctcaacagtCCTGTGCATCGGGGTACGAATGCATCCCCTGAGGCCTCCGGACAGGACTCCGCCCCCAAACCTAAACGAGTGCCGAGACGGATCATTCATTGTAGTGACGGAGTCATTGAAGAATACAGCACGGATGATGAGCAAGCCGATGGATCCGACCTGGCCACGGAATCTAAGATGGCTAGTCCCAAACTTGACACGAAAACCCTGGCTTGGATGCCTTGGATGATCCACCACACCTGGTTTGCTGGATCGACTATACTCTCTTATTGCGATTTTTGGGGCGAGAAACTGGCTTGGATCTTTGGGATCACGAGTCCGAAA
This window harbors:
- the LOC131891124 gene encoding RNA polymerase II transcriptional coactivator-like yields the protein MPKPGKKRSKLDESSDSDSGPEDRTPVKSRKSDASSGSTAKTAPAKAGGAGAGRSGGGGNPAVEGQEPTWELGKMKKVKVREWRNQVFIDIREWYVDRSTMEEKPGKKGISLSAEQYQKFKTIIEEIDAALP
- the LOC131891158 gene encoding F-box/WD repeat-containing protein 7-like, which translates into the protein MRWPTPGTSSGLPSSGLSASITTSSIPSGAASPAPKGRQTLTAMTPGDAWGPVGSSPRSEVRRRMALMTQWMSEFTPTDQLTAFQAMQPHLGVPVYHWLASRLPQHDLHAYCPPDCQDVLRLLPEHLVLAIVSYLSPCDLARASQVCSFWRDTLASAWIWRRLAGQPQWRLSPPEHAAQLARHRAINASDPLPWKQIFRERFKLRRCWLLGQCHVRTFEGHTGGVSCIQFDSSRIVSGSHDKTIRVWNIKTNSPWSVMTLTGHSGEVRCLHLEGNRVASGSTDHTIKVWDLDIQSAWSSIACKVTMVGHQDTVRCIQMSNAKQRVISGSYDATLKVWCLKTGTCLSTLSGHESRVLCLHWEGPLLLTGSSDKTLKMWDLDRLCCIGTLAGHSDGVTSISVEGNKIVSGSLDRTIKVWNLATRKCLSTLDWMSSEGHTGVIRCLQADSWRIVSASDDKTLKVWNLESRERLVTLKSHTDGVTCLRFNDFVIVSGSYDKTVKLWDFTVC
- the LOC131891161 gene encoding protein FAM177A1-like, producing the protein MKKEPGTVDEGNEILLHDKDSPKHNNYQTLSPSRKPLPLTAPAIMSSSLEDINLNSPVHRGTNASPEASGQDSAPKPKRVPRRIIHCSDGVIEEYSTDDEQADGSDLATESKMASPKLDTKTLAWMPWMIHHTWFAGSTILSYCDFWGEKLAWIFGITSPKYYYEIEEFKRIEEEEKERMARQDAEMQGWQPPKPTLENNTITEEAK